The genomic stretch CTCATCATTCCAAGAACTAAGACCATGCCTTACAAGAGTGACCTTTTTTGTTGATGAGATCAACTTTCGAGTGAGGGATGTGGTTGCTCCATCAAAATCATATGCACCACCAGTGACAGAAGCATCGCTATCAAGTTTTTCTGTCATAGTcaaattgttaatatttaaaaccaaCTTCAAGTCGGATTTAGAAGagacaataaattaaaaaaatatatattttggacaTTCACCTTCTCAATGGCATACACCCACTCACATAAACCCAACTGCCGTAGGGAGGTGAAACAGAGCctttaataagattttcaattaGCAGGTACTTCAATATAGCATGGTTTTCAACTCATAATGCATACTATGTTGACTAGCTTCagcaatttcattaaattttcatatcatAGGTACTCTACAAATTTTATACTTCACTTAACAAAAAATCCCTCTCCCATCTTGCagttatcatataaatagaaaCTCAAACTGATAGATACAATCAAAAAGAATTAAAAGCTATGCACATTACACAAAGTATACTTTGCCAATGCAAATACATAGGAATGTGCTGCCTCTTGAAACAACAACCATTTGACCTTCAACTAGGCAAGATAAAGGTTTCAGTGCCATAACCCTATACAAATACAGCATTATCACAATAAGCGGCGAACTAAATGTTGGACATTGAAAAATGAGCACTTGGTATAACATAACACTTCATTTTCAAGTAGAAGGTGAATAAAATGGCTATAAATTGTCAAGGAAGACTGACTTTTCAAGGATTTAACAGAGCTTTGGGAGTGTCCTTGTGGTCAAGGGGGTTATTTTATTATCAGTGGTAGTGAAAAGGTTCTAATTGCTCAAGAGAAGATGAGCATCAATCATGTCTCTGTGTTCAAAAAGAGGCACCTCAAACGAAGTGTACTTAGCCAATGGATACACATAGGAATGTACGGCTATTAAAGGTTATTATACTGCCTGTAAAACTACAACCATTAGACCTTCTACTGGGCAATACTGAGGGTTTCAATGCCACAACCTGGATAAAGAAAGCACACATGGCACGTAAGTAGTGAAATAGATTTTAGACATTGACAAATGACCAGCATAACATATCACCTcattttagagagaaaaaaacacAATAATATAGCCATAAATTGTTCAAGGAGGGCTGCCTTTTCCGCTTCAGGTCCCAGGCAAAACCAAGTGGGGCTTAtgcaaatttatataattcgaTTCTCATTGAccaaatatataatacaatcaCATCCAATAATGTCGAAATGCCAAAACAAGAAGCCCAAATTTCACATACAGACTACAATacttttcccttttctttaaCTTTCAGGCAAAACCCAGCCAAGATAAATCCTCCTAGAGAAGAACTTCACATAAAGCTCGTTCAATTCTTCCAGAAGGACTGATACCAGCGGACAAAATTCTCTCAACTCATTAGATGATGACTACAAATTAGAATTATGAACAGACggaaagaaaataataagatCAATTTATGAGGTGAGGAGTGGTGAATATGGTCACTTACCAGTAGTCGCAGGCAAGTTTAGACTGGAATCTGAGCAAACAATTCTAACTGTTGAACCGTAAAGGGTCGGCCGACGATTAAAGGCTCTTTTGACATCAAATCTGGAGGCCAAATCTGAGCACCAAGGGCTGGTCAAGGTCAAAATTCCACAAACCATCGTCCTGTGAACTGGGCTTCTCAGGATGTCGTTTTTGTGTTCATGGTTCAACTAGATTTAACAATTTACAAGATTTGTGACAATTTTAACTCTTTTATGGGAAGATTCCAGTAGGTACCGACTTATTTTATTCAGCTATCTGTGGATTCAGATGTGGGACCACCTAATCTTTGTTGGTTGATGTCGATTATCCTGTAATTTTGGTAGCTCAATCTTGTccttacaaaattaattaatggttattttattgtaaattctCGAATGGGTCTTCTTGATTAGGATTAACGGCTCTTTGATGGTTAACATATCTCAGTACATTCAGGGTAGAAATACTTGAACACTTACATGTAAAAGGACTTGAAGAACATTCAGAAGGACAAAATCTACATATAAATTAGGGATTGCAGAGgcctttaattaaatttttacagcGAAAGCAGGGCTGAGGACAGCAAGAAGAGTGTAAAGAAGAAGCACCAAGTAGATTATCGCAGCAACAAAAGCAGCAACAAGAGCTCCAGTGACATGGTCACAAAATTTGGGAACTTGTCCACAAATAGGTAGCCAACCAGCATGACTGTTGCCTTTCTTCCCCACATGAGCTATTGCCAATGCCGCTGATATGCTAGAGGTCAGCAGGGCCATTATAACCTGAAAAATGAACGCTCACAAACACCAGCATCAACCCACTTAAAATTTAACATCACCCAGAAgttctaaacaaaaaaattgaattaaattgctTCTTTACCGCATCCAGGAAGATTGTGAACCGCCAAAGCAAAATCttggaagaaagaagaagaactaGTAGGGTGTACCCGCCTGCAATTGCTTCTGCAATCACAAAGTACCTATACCAAATTAACAAACGTTTAATtaccaagaagaagaagaataacaaaaatataagaaaatggGAGGTGCAAACATACTTAAATACAGGGTCATTGCTATATTTGGCGGTGAATGTCAAGTTCAATACTTGAGCTGATTCATGGCTTGTAACCATGACAACAACTGCAACAATGGTTGCTGCCAGGGCTAGAAGCCTTAGAAGAACGGTGAAGATTCTGTTAGCCTTAGTTTTCATTGAGCTTGTGTTCAGTGAATCAACAGAAGAGACAAATGGGGTGGTTCCtcaaagagaagaaatttaaaTGGCAAAAAAGATGGatgaattagaaatatatagAAGGGGGATGGTGAACTTGTCTCCTTCTGTGTTactcaaaataatcaaatttggtaACCCGTTAACGCATGAAATGTTTAACTCTTATTAACGGTCATTTTGTTAATCTATTTTTCACACCATTTTGCGGAAACTTTCTGGTTTGCTCACCTACCCGGATGTTTAAACTTTTACGGCTATAGCCATGAATAGCCACCTGGACTTGAAGCTTTTTCTGCCAATTGGCAAATTTTGGTCGCTCAGACGGAGGGCCTAGAGGATGGTGGTAGTTGGTTAAATGTCAAATTCCATTTTCATACTAACTATTCTTGTCTAGAATCTgattatatcaaataagaaaaacGAACCCAATTGAATTTTGTGAAGGAAACATGCACCAAGTTTGTAagcaaattataatttcattcttgTGATTTTGCTAATGATTTTCTTGCTGCTTTTAGTCTCACATAGAAATATTGTGTCATCATTCCGATAGTGTGACAATAACAAAACTTCTCATAATGGGAACTACATAGTCAAGCGGAACATGTTTTAGATTTCACCCCACAAAAGAACATATTTTATTTCACCccacaaaaaatatgtattaacaaaatatttatagtaTATGCATCCAAAGCACCTGTTCAAAGGAAAATTAGTTTTTACCTGAtgctttcaaaattaaatcaaatattgttatggatagagttagattcgaatcgaattaaatttgaatttgagtttgactcaatttataatactcaagttcgagcttgagtttgagtttatcgAACTTGTTGTAaataagctcaaacttgagttttaacTAATTCGTTATtcaaacgatatcattttaatatatattgatcaaaatgatactattttatatcaaaatttttaacttgcgAGCTTGATAAacagtttgagcttgagcttattGAGGTTAACTCATTTTGGGCTTGTTTAgactaaacttgaattcaaacttgatttaaatccaaccctaatcatTGTGAGAGGGGTGATTTGGCCCACTCTATAGTTGAATtggtaaaatttgtttaaataaatattaaaaataacattcaaaataacaaataaattttatattttctttataaaataaaaaaatatgttcttTTTGCGTAATTTGATgaatcttttcaaaatttaaaactcaagttcaagtctcatttgaaaaattgattttttccgCTAACACCATCATGTTGATATACGTAACTAAGTTTTTATTAggttaaattatgaataaaggTAATTTGACCTGTTGACTCGCAATTTAATCTAATCTAATGTGATTGCTAAAACAGTTTTTaataaactattattattttgtttagtagACGATAATTCAATTAGTTAACCAAACCGgtctaattcaatttttaaaaccataatttttttttattttttatgattgatttagatattttatgaAATGAACATTTAAGTATGGAGTATAGTTTGGAGAATGACTATCatataattcataataaaatgaaGGCCAAATTCCTTTTTCCACCctaggtttgatgaaatgaacaATGcctaacttttaaatttaaaaagttaaattctcATCTATCATCATCCTTTATTAGTTAATATCAAAACCACTCGTATGATAAAGTATCAAAAACCcctaatcaaattaaaacaataacaaaactaGTCATATGGTTTAACTTTTTAAGGTCAAAATCTAAAAGATTTAAGGGCTATTTGGTCTCAGGATttaaaaattaccttggtaatctatattttattatgtttttttggtttgtcagtaataaaatattgtagtaatattctattaccaatgctgacgtagcagttaatataagtggtaatctgattatcatcttcactttaggtattaaaagattaccaacgtaatcttgattttattataattaattattatttattaattttttgagacaaaaataaatttattttaaattaatataacaaatatttaaaaataattatatttaagagcatttaaataaaataattaactagtattgttttattacctttaatcaaacacaataattatttatacatactaaattttatcaaacatagtaatcatttatacccagtaatcttcaaaataatctatGTAAGTAATatctctattttggtaataaaatattatccaaatcaaatactCTCTTAGGATATCAATTTACCTCTAtcgtaaaatatcaatttacatcAAGTAAAgtcaaatatcaatttacacCGGTacgataaaatatcaatttacccatATAAAagttttctaaaaatattttataactaaattaaacacaaattttataattaaatataaaaatataatattaaaaaatttggcataTGAACGCTGAAAAACTTCATTTTTTCATTGTATGGTAAATCATCACTTTAACCATAtggtaaaaattaaattaaaaaaaccttatgataaaatataaaaataaaagaccGTATGTGTACCTAGCAATTTTCCgcaagttaaaaaaaatcatttttgtattccttgaatttgaaattacaaTGCTAAAATTTAGAGTAAAAGTGTAGAAAtgagaattttcaaagtttgtaGGATTTGATTGTGATCTTTTCTCTAACACATTAgagttaatataaaaatggtAAGTATATTTTGGTAATCAACTTTGATTTTGGTTATATCAATTTAACTCCTATAGAGTTATTCAATTTTGTATAAACCccttaattatgaatttaaataatttatttttagggaaaaatgttaatcacttctattaaaattatcaatgcAACTTactcatattttatatcatttagaAGTCAACCACTTCATCTTATTTTCCAATTCGTCGGTTAAAACTGTTTGCACTTAAAGTTGCTCTAAAATTAGAACTGCGAAGCCTCCATAAGGTCCATAACCGAGCACACTCCTTTCTGTGACCTAGGGTTTTTGTTTCTAATCAAAATGGATGGTGAAGAAGAGTTTGACCACGACCACTGCCACGACCCGCAGGAGGAGAATGATGACGACGACGATATCACGCAGGAGGATGCGTGGGCTGTTATTTCAGCTTATTTCGAAGAGAAGGGTTTGGTTCGCCAACAACTCGATTCTTTCGATGAATTTATCCAGAACACTATGCAAGAAATTGTTGACGAGTCCGCGGACATCGAGATTCGCCCTGAATCACAACATAACCCTGGCCACCAGTCTGATTTTGCGGAGGTTATTAGATTTCATTAAAAATGCTTATATAGGCTGTTAATTAATTTGTAGGGGTCTATATCTAGTTAATTCAAGATTTAAAGGAAAATGAATGATTGATTTTGTGGAAGAGATTGAGTTTAGGTTCAAGTAATTGTGTGGAAATTGAATTTCCCTAGCTTAGTGGGTTAATGCGATGGATTTTAAGTTGAAATAAAGCTTTTTCATGAATagagttggttttttttttttccctgcaGACCATCTATAAGATCAGCTTTGGTCAGATATATTTGAGTAAGCCTATGATGACTGAATCCGATGGAGAAACTGCTACTTTGTTTCCCAAAGCTGCGAGACTGAGGAATCTGACGTACTCTGCCCCGTTGTATGTGGATGTCACTAAGAGAGTTATAAAGAAAGGGCATGATGGTGAAGAAGTCACTGAAACTCAAGATTTTACCAAAGTTTTCATTGGGAAGGTGTGTTGTTTGAACTATGTTGTTcaatgaatgattttttttttcctgaaaatAGACTTGTCTAATGCTGGTATATCATCAGGTTCCTATAATGCTTCGGTCAAGTTATTGCACACTATATCAAAACTCAGAGAAGGATTTGACAGAGCTTGGGGAGTGTCCTTATGATCAAGGtggatattttattatcaacgGTAGTGAAAAGGTTCTAATTGCGCAAGAGAAGATGAGCACTAATCATGTGTATGTGTTCAAAAAGAGGCAGCCTAACAAATATGCCTATGTGGCTGAAGTTCGGTCTATGGCAGAGTCACAAAATAGACCACCCAGCACCATGTTTGTGCGGATGCTTTCTAGGACAAGTGCCAAAGGGGTAATGAGAACTATTTAATTGTTCTGGTGTGCTTTTCTGCAAGActtgattgattaatttattttttttaatttctgttataaaAAGGTAATTAGTTTTTACATGTCATATGAGTGGCTGTGAGTTGACTTTGTTTCCATTGATTTTATGTCAGGGCTCTTCTGGGCAGTATATTCGGGCTACACTTCCATACATTCGAACTGAAATTCCTATTATTATTGTATTCCGGGCTTTGGGGTATGTTGCTGACAAAGATATCTTAGAGCACATATGCTATGACTTCGAGGATACTCAAATGATGGAGTTGCTCCGGCCTTCCCTAGAGGAAGCATTTGTCATTCAAAACCAACAGGTATTTTTGTTACTAGAAGGAGAATTTGCTTTAGTTGGGTGAGAGAAGTTATATCATTGCTTTGAGATTCCTGTAATTACTTTAAGACAAGCCTTTCTCCCGCCTTTCTCCCTTCATTCACTTTCTTCTATAATTTCATGCACATATTAGAAATTCTCTTCTTGTTGTCAGATAATAACTACTTGCAGTGTTCTGTGCTTGCGTaataaatttagggtttaggttttccTTTATGAATCTGATCGGCAAAGGTCTCTCTTGTTGGATTTTTGCGTGAATGCCATTTTTTCCGTAATTGTACATTCAATGTTGTATGTCTGATACCTTCTGTTCACTGTTCATGAAATTGTTTGGTatcttctattttgtttttaatttatttcttatcaatttttataccCTGTAACATATTCagcattttcttttgttatacTTGTTGGGTTTATGTCTTAATTATGTTGTGTGGTCTACTTGTAATTGTCTTTTTCATTGTCATATATATACCTAAGGTCAATGTGATCTTTGTATGGTGATACAGCTGTTTAACTTGCTGATATTTTGGCATCACTTACATGTATGCCGCAGGTTGCGCTAGACTACATAGGAAAAAGAGGAGCGACTGTCGGTGTAACTAGGGAAAAGAGGATTAAGTATGTGAATTCTTGGCAATTTTATGTGGGTTTCAAGAGTTCTAAGTTCAATATGAACTTTTTAGGCAGTCATGATAAATTTTCTTTGCATTCTCCTTACAGGTATGCCAAAGAGATCCTTCAAAAAGAAATGCTTCCTCATGTTGGTACAGGAGATTATTGTGAAACAAAGAAAGCTTATTATTTTGGGTAAATTTACTTTTGCTAcaattgcatttttattttggttaCTTCTGAATTAGTTGTAGAGTTCTATAATAGTTGTTGCTTCTTCCAGATATATTATTAATCGGCTTCTACTTTGTGCACTTGGCCGGAGGGCTGAAGACGATAGGGATCATTATGGCAACAAAAGGCTGGACCTTGCTGGTCCTTTACTTGGAGGCCTTTTCAGAATggtttgttttagttttatgtgttattattgGGATCTATTCATAATACAGTGAGAAGTTCAAAGTTTTTGGTaatctttttaaagtttgattgttgtttttatAAATCCAGCTGTTCAGAAAGTTAACCAGAGATGTCAGAGGCTATGTCCAGAAGGTTCTTTTACAggaaactttttgttttttaactttttttttttttggctttttgttctaaaattttCATGCATGTTGTAGTGTGTTGATAATGGAAAGGATGTTAACCTGCAATTTGCTATCAAAGCAAAAACCATTACCAGTGGTCTGAAATACTCGCTTGCGACTGGCAACTGGGGTCAAGCAAATGCAGCCGGTACGAGGGCTGGAGTGTCACAGGTTTGAGATGATATTCCCTTAAACATATAGTACCTGACAATTGTCTTTTCTTCCAGAATTTCTGCTTTTggaaatttacaaaaatatattccTTTTGGACTGATCATATGTCAACCCTTTAGGTGTTAAATCGTCTAACATATGCATCTACATTGTCACATTTGCGAAGATTAAATTCTCCAATAGGGCGTGAAGGTAATACTTGCTAATATGTATGACCAGTGGTTTCTTGGTACTGGAGACAGCGCTGTTTATGAATTATCATTCCTGCATATCAGAGAATCATTTATCTTTTGCATCAGAATTTtgctatttctttattttttttaccttcCCTCCTTATATCACGGAATTAAATTTTTCAGGAAAATTGGCCAAACCCAGGCAGTTGCACAATTCACAGTGGGGAATGATGTGTCCTGCTGAAACACCTGAAGGACAAGTGAGTGTTTTACATCTAAATTTCTGGTTTTAAGTTCTGATGACCTCTCTGTTTTATGTTGTGGTACTTACTATAGCAATTTGGTTTTACTTCAGGCTTGTGGACTGGTTAAGAATCTTGCGTTAATGGTTTACATAACTGTTGGATCAGCTGCATATCctattttggaatttttagaAGAATGGGGAACTGAAAATTTCGAGGTTTATACTTTTCAAGTTTTGTGGCCCTGGATGGTGTTTTTCAAtttgctttttcattttcttttattttgaaattctcTTGATTGTAGGAATGTTTTTCTTGCTTGTAGGAAATTTCTCCAGCGGTAATTCCTCAAGCTACAAAAATCTTCGTAAATGGTTGTTGGGTTGGTATCCACCGTGATCCAGATATGTTAGTGAAAACATTGAGAAGATTAAGGAGACGGGTTAGTATACCAATTTGGGTAGATTTTTGCAAGAAAAACTCAGGTCAAACTGCAAAAGTAGTTGTTGAGGTCTACTAATTAGATATATTCatatgaaaacatataaaatgcGGTGAAGCTATCTAGAATGTAAAATTGTTCTTCTGTCTCTAATATCAGCaatgtgattttaaaatttcatccaaaaaatAAGGATAGAACTAGCATTCTGTCTCTAATCATATTCTTCCTTTGTTTATTGGAACATGTAATGCCCAATGTAGTTATAGTAAATAAATGGAGAGTGAATTAGTTCTATACAACTCCATTCACATCGGTGCATTTTGTATTCTTCTTAGTGTCTTAGCTGCAGCTTGGCACAAGTGGTTTGACTTGTTCAGGTCTATCAGCTTCATcacaatatgtattaaaaacaattaattatagtAGTTGGTGCCCTGGAATGTTGGGGCTAAATTTTCTTCACCTAGACATATACTGCTAGATCGTTACatataattcacataaattttTGCTTGATTATTTATCATGTGTTTTTATAGAGGTCCAAGTCATTTACAGTCATCGCTACCCCAAAAGCactttttttaagaatatgTTGGAGCAATAATTGTGATATGCAACTTGAACAAGGActtgtgtgtgattttgcaggTTGATGTCAATACTGAAGTTGGGGTTGTTAGAGATATTCGTTTGAAAGAGTTGCGTATATATACTGACTATGGACGTTGCAGTCGTCCACTATTCATTGTGGAAAAACAAAGGCTTCTCATAAAGAAGAGAGACATTCATGCACTACAGCAGAGGGTGAGATTTAGAAGTTTCTGTATCTTTTTCATTTACTAATCTGTTGTCTTTACCTCTACCTATATCAAAGCTATCCTATGTGTCTTTCAGGAATCCCCAGAAGATGGTGGTTGGCATGATCTTGTAGCAAAGGGATTCATAGAATATATTGacacagaagaagaagaaacaaccATGATTTCTATGACTATTAATGTCAgtaacaatgttttaatttgtGAAAACATATCTTGGTGCATTTTGTGAATCAACTAGCTTATTGAGATGCGTTAAAGTACTGAAGATGTTTAACTGCAACAAAACTTGTTTCAGGATCTTGTACAAGCAAGACTTCATCCTGAAGAGGCCTATTCTGATACGTACACACATTGCGAGATCCATCCATCCTTGATTTTGGGTGTTTGTGCTTCAATTATACCATTTCCTGATCATAATCAGGTAATTTTTGTCCAGCTTGGGGCTTTGTATGGTCAACTGTGTTCTTATTTTTACTCTGTCTCACTATATTGTTGCTGGTTTTAGTCCCCCCGTAATACATATCAGTCTGCCATGGGTAAGCAGGCCATGGGAATCTATGTCACAAACTACCAATTTCGTATGGTATGATTTGTCTCCTATTTTTGTAACTgtaagtttttttcttcaccaCTGCGTGGATAGTAGTCCATCATGTTGattattcttctttatttaCCTCAGGATACTTTGGCCTATGTTCTCTATTATCCTCAAAAACCACTCGTTACTACACGAGCTATGGAACACCTCCACTTTAGGCAGCTTCCTGCAGGCATTGTAAGTATATtacttagatttttattttttatttaattcttctCCATACAATagcaaatttgtcatttttttctttcttgctaTGTGTTAGAATGCTATTGTTGCAATCGCTTGTTATTCTGGGTACAACCAAGAAGATTCTGTTATTATGAATCAATCATCAGTTGATCGTGGGTTCTTTCGATCACTTTTCTTCCGTTCATATAGGTAAGTTTATTGCTGAGACTTCTATGTATCTCTCTGTATGTTTAATCCATTTGATTGCTACTTGTTCTCTTGGTTTTCACTTTTCAACTTAATTTTTGATAGAGATGAGGAGAAAAAGATGGGTACTCTTGTAAAAGAAGATTTTGGCCGCCCAGATAGATCTAATACCATGGTAAGGTCATAGTTTAGGATACTGCTTCCTATTCTCCGGTATTGATAATATGGGATGTTCATCTGAACTCATTTTTGCAGGGTATGCGACATGGTTCTTATGATAAATTGGATGATGATGGTCTTGCACCTCCTGTAAGCATTCAGTTTGTGTTACTTCCATGTTCTCTCTTTCTAGCCCAGAGAGCTATTAAGAAAGATATGTATTCctgaaattatttgatttttgtttcttaGGGAACAAGAGTCTCTGGTGAGGATGTGATCATTGGAAAAACTACACCTATTGCTCAGGATGAAGCTCAGGGTCAGGCGTCACGTTATACAAGACGTGATCATAGCATAAGCTTACGTCACAGTGAAACAGGGATAGTGGATCAAGTGAGCTTTAATTAAGTGCACTCTGctcattatttttaatgtttggttttattttagaTTGTTCCTGTATTCTCGATGATCTGATTGATcgaaaaaaatctttttaattatacaacATGGTTGGAGGAAAGTTACATGATTGAACTTTGTTTAAAATGATTGTATTGTGCCTTAATCTGTTGTGTGCTTAaccatttctctctttctgtaGGTTTTATTGACAACAAATGCAGATGGGTTGAGGTTTGTGAAAGTAAGGGTTAGATCTGTTCGAATACCCCAGATTGGAGATAAATTTAGCAGTCGGCATGGTCAGAAGGGAACAGTGGGCATGACTTATACACAGGAAGACATGCCGTGGACAGTGGAAGGCATCACCCCTGATATCATTGTGAATCCGCATGCTATTCCTTCTCGAATGACTATTGGTCAGCTTATTGAGTGTATCATGGGGAAGGTTGCGGCTCACATGGGAAAGGAAGGTGATGCCACACCTTTTACAGATGTCACCGTAAGTGACTcctattataattaatttttaatctttcttttcATATCAGTGTGAAAATTGATTGTCTTCTATTCTTATTTGATTTTGGTCTTAGGTGGACAATATCAGTAAAGCTCTTCACAAATGTGGGTATCAAATGCGTGGGTTTGAGACAATGTACAACGGTCACACAGGCAGGCGACTCAGTGCTATGATATTCCTGGGGCCAACTTATTACCAAAGATTGAAGCACATGGTTGACGATAAGATACATTCTCGTGGGCGGGGACCCGTACA from Mangifera indica cultivar Alphonso chromosome 6, CATAS_Mindica_2.1, whole genome shotgun sequence encodes the following:
- the LOC123219354 gene encoding CASP-like protein 1C2; this encodes MKTKANRIFTVLLRLLALAATIVAVVVMVTSHESAQVLNLTFTAKYSNDPVFKYFVIAEAIAGGYTLLVLLLSSKILLWRFTIFLDAVIMALLTSSISAALAIAHVGKKGNSHAGWLPICGQVPKFCDHVTGALVAAFVAAIIYLVLLLYTLLAVLSPAFAVKI
- the LOC123218673 gene encoding DNA-directed RNA polymerase II subunit RPB2 is translated as MDGEEEFDHDHCHDPQEENDDDDDITQEDAWAVISAYFEEKGLVRQQLDSFDEFIQNTMQEIVDESADIEIRPESQHNPGHQSDFAETIYKISFGQIYLSKPMMTESDGETATLFPKAARLRNLTYSAPLYVDVTKRVIKKGHDGEEVTETQDFTKVFIGKVPIMLRSSYCTLYQNSEKDLTELGECPYDQGGYFIINGSEKVLIAQEKMSTNHVYVFKKRQPNKYAYVAEVRSMAESQNRPPSTMFVRMLSRTSAKGGSSGQYIRATLPYIRTEIPIIIVFRALGYVADKDILEHICYDFEDTQMMELLRPSLEEAFVIQNQQVALDYIGKRGATVGVTREKRIKYAKEILQKEMLPHVGTGDYCETKKAYYFGYIINRLLLCALGRRAEDDRDHYGNKRLDLAGPLLGGLFRMLFRKLTRDVRGYVQKCVDNGKDVNLQFAIKAKTITSGLKYSLATGNWGQANAAGTRAGVSQVLNRLTYASTLSHLRRLNSPIGREGKLAKPRQLHNSQWGMMCPAETPEGQACGLVKNLALMVYITVGSAAYPILEFLEEWGTENFEEISPAVIPQATKIFVNGCWVGIHRDPDMLVKTLRRLRRRVDVNTEVGVVRDIRLKELRIYTDYGRCSRPLFIVEKQRLLIKKRDIHALQQRESPEDGGWHDLVAKGFIEYIDTEEEETTMISMTINDLVQARLHPEEAYSDTYTHCEIHPSLILGVCASIIPFPDHNQSPRNTYQSAMGKQAMGIYVTNYQFRMDTLAYVLYYPQKPLVTTRAMEHLHFRQLPAGINAIVAIACYSGYNQEDSVIMNQSSVDRGFFRSLFFRSYRDEEKKMGTLVKEDFGRPDRSNTMGMRHGSYDKLDDDGLAPPGTRVSGEDVIIGKTTPIAQDEAQGQASRYTRRDHSISLRHSETGIVDQVLLTTNADGLRFVKVRVRSVRIPQIGDKFSSRHGQKGTVGMTYTQEDMPWTVEGITPDIIVNPHAIPSRMTIGQLIECIMGKVAAHMGKEGDATPFTDVTVDNISKALHKCGYQMRGFETMYNGHTGRRLSAMIFLGPTYYQRLKHMVDDKIHSRGRGPVQILTRQPAEGRSRDGGLRFGEMERDCMIAHGAAHFLKERLFDQSDAYRVHVCERCGLIAIANLKKNSFECRGCKNKTDIVQVHIPYACKLLFQELMAMAIAPRMLTKEPKTSKDLKKKGA